A window of the Streptomyces griseochromogenes genome harbors these coding sequences:
- a CDS encoding substrate-binding domain-containing protein, whose product MHRNRKATPGVHGPRSAATALLVAAAVLAGCERGSSSGPGASPSGPSGCPGAQARAGAAVGRAERTDVPWDGPTSGPRAVAGKTIVYVAQTMTNPGAAGAADGVREAARVIGWNVRVIDGGGTPAGIQAAMSQAVALKPSGIVIGGFDPDATSQQVARAHAARIPLIGWHAVASPGPSRRPELFTNITTKVEDVAAVSAQWVIATSEGRAGVVLFTDASIPFAKNKSELIRKQLATCSGVRLLAYENIPIPDASSRTPQEISSLLSRFPGRWTYSVAINDLYFADAAPAFRAAGKKGAGPPFNIGAGDGDPSAFQRINDKQYQAATVPEPLSLQGWQIVDEFNRAFSGRPASRYVAPVHITTIDNSDGATTWDPSGYREAYRRIWGK is encoded by the coding sequence GTGCACCGCAACCGCAAGGCCACCCCCGGCGTCCACGGCCCACGGTCCGCCGCCACCGCCCTGCTGGTCGCCGCAGCCGTCCTGGCAGGCTGCGAACGCGGCTCGTCGAGCGGCCCGGGAGCCTCCCCCTCTGGGCCGAGCGGCTGCCCCGGAGCCCAGGCCAGGGCCGGGGCCGCCGTCGGCCGGGCGGAGCGGACCGACGTCCCGTGGGACGGGCCCACCAGCGGCCCCAGGGCGGTGGCCGGAAAGACCATCGTCTACGTCGCCCAGACCATGACCAATCCGGGAGCCGCGGGCGCCGCCGACGGCGTACGGGAAGCCGCGCGGGTCATCGGCTGGAACGTCCGGGTGATCGACGGCGGCGGAACCCCCGCCGGCATCCAGGCGGCGATGAGCCAGGCCGTGGCCCTCAAGCCCTCCGGCATCGTCATCGGAGGGTTCGACCCCGACGCGACCTCGCAGCAGGTCGCCCGTGCCCACGCGGCACGCATCCCGCTCATCGGCTGGCACGCGGTCGCCTCCCCGGGCCCCAGCCGACGGCCCGAGCTCTTCACCAACATCACCACCAAGGTCGAGGACGTGGCCGCGGTCAGCGCGCAATGGGTCATCGCGACATCCGAGGGCCGAGCCGGGGTCGTGCTCTTCACCGACGCCTCGATCCCCTTCGCCAAGAACAAGTCCGAACTGATCAGGAAGCAGCTCGCCACCTGCTCGGGCGTGCGGCTGCTGGCGTACGAGAACATCCCGATCCCGGACGCGAGCAGCCGCACACCCCAGGAGATCTCCTCGCTCCTGTCCCGCTTTCCCGGCCGGTGGACGTATTCCGTCGCCATCAACGATCTGTACTTCGCCGATGCCGCCCCGGCCTTCCGCGCCGCGGGCAAGAAGGGCGCCGGGCCGCCCTTCAACATCGGCGCGGGAGACGGCGACCCGTCCGCCTTCCAGCGCATCAACGACAAGCAGTACCAGGCGGCCACCGTGCCCGAGCCGCTGTCCCTGCAGGGCTGGCAGATCGTCGACGAGTTCAACCGCGCCTTCTCCGGCCGCCCCGCCAGCCGTTATGTGGCTCCTGTCCACATCACCACGATCGACAACAGCGACGGCGCCACGACCTGGGACCCGTCGGGCTACCGGGAGGCATACCGGAGGATCTGGGGAAAGTGA
- a CDS encoding DUF5682 family protein — translation MGPAHGPGGLTAVPHASPEAAVAALTDPAAPFLIGVRHHAPSLAAAVPALLAAAKPDVLLVELPAELQDWLPWLAHEETRAPVALAAAPGDGGGGPAFYPFADFSPELAAVRWAARHGVPVIACDLPLADRAWSGAHPAGASDTDGEGGPEPVGQTPAGPQGTGPGGGCAPGGQTSPDAPGTCSEHNSAPDEQTPPNAPGTSPARGSAPGGQASAGGAPGTGPGRGGASGGRGPTGAPGTGPGRDRAREEGGGAGAAPDGTAVAGLAGALRSRLTGRPGDDLWDRLVEATAPGSSPEALRRAALLTGWALREDAAGSRGVPEPDLRREGWMRSCLAAATANGERAAVVVGAFHAPALLAPADGDHDRPVPAASTWTTSLIPYTYALLDERSGYPAGIRDPEWQHRVLEAAGDPAALEDALTGTAVRVCAELRALGHPSGPADAREIVRVAGDLARLRGLPAAGRGELAEAVQTVLAQGEPYGRGRAVARAMEKVLVGSRAGRPAPQAPRSGLAPAVEAELAALGLPGPADSGPGTARDLRLDPLRSDLDRRRELLLRRLTVCAVPYAEPKQVTGAGGAEALTSRWEVRWTPATAAMLTAAGVRGVTPAQAAEGLLRERRRTELDAGGTTGAQALLGLEQAAECGLPGLTDERLAEVAEVLPDSGTLPELLAGLALSDRLRAGHIAGLSAEDDRTARAAAVAELLTAAAVRQVDGLTGSEDPADARALLELAHRADLLGGIRLTDALARLAADGSPLMRGAAGAVRVLLGHEDPRGFGDRVASWVDGACDPESRSALVARLTGLLTAAGQLLESAAPALEPLLGRVSQLSDRDFLDRLPALRGGFDTLSPAARDRLLSTVEERLDERRPAATAAVDPLALAMWTRADLAAREALDTWGLLPPPRRPGSPTATADGPGDPVSGEDHRLAPADRWRLVLGRRSDRLPTSARPLATALDELYGSGRGEGCRGDLSGPGSRAGREAPYPGVREWSEELVALFGPGIREEVLAAAAAAGRTDVFAELDPDTVRPSVDLLRSVLRHSGGLPEARLAMLRPLVRRLVDALTRQLATRLRPALHGTALPRPGRRPGGGLDLPRTLRANLATTRRAPDGTVQVIPEHPVFRTRARKAADWRLILVTDVSGSMEASTVWAAITASVLAGVPTLSTHFLAFSTEVIDLTDHVEDPLSLLLEVSVGGGTHIAAGLRHARELVTVPSRTLVVVVSDFEESCPLGGLLAEVRALVGSGCQVLGCASLDDSGRPRYSTGVASQLVAAGMPVAALSPLELARWVGEKIA, via the coding sequence GTGGGACCTGCGCACGGTCCTGGAGGGCTGACGGCCGTGCCCCACGCTTCTCCCGAGGCGGCCGTCGCGGCCCTCACCGACCCGGCGGCGCCCTTCCTGATCGGTGTACGGCACCACGCGCCCTCCCTGGCCGCAGCCGTGCCGGCGCTGCTGGCCGCGGCGAAGCCCGACGTCCTGCTCGTCGAACTCCCCGCAGAACTGCAGGACTGGCTGCCCTGGCTCGCCCACGAGGAGACCCGCGCACCGGTCGCCCTCGCCGCCGCACCCGGTGACGGGGGCGGCGGGCCGGCGTTCTATCCCTTCGCGGACTTCTCCCCGGAACTGGCGGCGGTGCGGTGGGCGGCACGGCACGGCGTACCGGTCATCGCCTGCGATCTGCCGCTCGCGGACCGGGCGTGGAGCGGCGCGCACCCCGCCGGCGCGTCCGACACCGATGGGGAAGGCGGCCCGGAGCCGGTCGGACAGACGCCTGCCGGCCCGCAGGGCACTGGTCCGGGAGGCGGCTGCGCACCGGGCGGACAGACATCGCCCGACGCACCCGGCACCTGCTCAGAACACAACAGCGCACCAGACGAACAGACACCGCCCAACGCACCCGGCACCAGCCCGGCACGCGGCAGCGCGCCAGGCGGACAGGCATCGGCCGGCGGCGCACCCGGCACCGGCCCAGGACGCGGTGGCGCGTCTGGCGGACGAGGGCCGACCGGTGCGCCCGGCACCGGCCCGGGACGCGACCGTGCGCGGGAGGAGGGCGGCGGCGCGGGGGCGGCGCCGGACGGTACCGCCGTCGCCGGTCTCGCCGGCGCGCTCCGTTCACGCCTCACCGGCCGGCCCGGTGACGACCTCTGGGACCGGCTGGTCGAGGCCACCGCCCCGGGCTCGTCGCCGGAGGCCCTTCGGCGGGCCGCGCTGCTCACGGGGTGGGCGCTGCGCGAGGACGCGGCGGGCTCGCGCGGGGTGCCGGAGCCGGACCTGCGCCGGGAGGGATGGATGCGCTCGTGTCTGGCCGCGGCCACGGCGAACGGCGAGCGTGCCGCCGTGGTGGTGGGCGCCTTCCACGCTCCGGCGCTGCTGGCCCCGGCCGACGGCGACCACGACCGGCCCGTCCCGGCGGCCTCGACGTGGACCACCTCCCTGATCCCCTACACCTACGCGCTCCTCGACGAGCGCTCCGGATACCCCGCCGGTATCCGGGACCCCGAGTGGCAGCACAGGGTGCTGGAGGCCGCCGGTGACCCGGCCGCGCTGGAGGACGCGCTGACCGGGACGGCCGTGCGGGTGTGCGCCGAGCTGCGCGCGCTGGGCCACCCCTCAGGGCCCGCCGACGCGCGGGAGATCGTGCGGGTCGCCGGTGATCTGGCCCGGCTGCGGGGCCTGCCCGCGGCGGGCCGGGGCGAACTGGCCGAGGCCGTGCAGACGGTGCTCGCGCAGGGCGAGCCGTACGGGCGGGGGCGGGCCGTGGCGCGGGCGATGGAGAAGGTGCTCGTCGGCAGCCGCGCCGGGCGTCCGGCGCCCCAGGCTCCGCGCAGCGGGCTCGCTCCGGCGGTCGAGGCCGAACTCGCCGCGCTCGGCCTTCCGGGACCGGCGGACTCCGGGCCCGGCACGGCCCGCGACCTGCGCCTCGACCCGCTCCGCTCCGACCTGGACCGCCGCCGCGAACTCCTGCTGCGCCGTCTGACGGTCTGCGCGGTGCCGTACGCGGAGCCCAAGCAGGTCACCGGCGCGGGCGGCGCCGAGGCGCTGACGTCCCGCTGGGAGGTGCGCTGGACGCCCGCCACGGCGGCCATGCTGACCGCGGCCGGTGTCCGCGGGGTCACCCCCGCCCAGGCCGCCGAGGGCCTGCTGCGCGAGCGGCGGCGCACCGAGCTGGACGCGGGCGGGACCACCGGGGCGCAGGCCCTGCTCGGGCTGGAGCAGGCGGCGGAGTGCGGGCTCCCGGGTCTCACGGACGAGCGGCTCGCGGAGGTCGCCGAGGTGCTGCCGGACTCCGGCACGCTCCCCGAACTCCTCGCCGGGCTCGCCCTGTCGGACCGCCTGCGCGCCGGTCACATCGCCGGGCTGTCGGCCGAGGACGACCGTACGGCACGGGCCGCCGCCGTGGCCGAGCTGCTCACCGCGGCCGCCGTGCGCCAGGTCGACGGCCTCACCGGTTCCGAGGACCCGGCCGACGCCCGCGCCCTGCTGGAACTGGCCCACCGGGCCGACCTGTTGGGGGGAATCCGGCTCACCGACGCGCTCGCCCGGCTGGCCGCCGACGGTTCCCCGTTGATGCGCGGCGCCGCCGGAGCGGTCCGTGTGCTGCTCGGGCACGAGGATCCGCGGGGCTTCGGTGACCGGGTGGCGTCCTGGGTCGACGGGGCCTGCGACCCCGAGTCCCGCTCGGCGCTCGTCGCGCGGCTCACCGGACTGCTCACCGCCGCCGGGCAGTTGCTGGAGTCGGCGGCGCCCGCGCTGGAGCCGCTGCTGGGCCGGGTCTCGCAGCTGTCCGACCGGGACTTCCTGGACCGGCTGCCCGCACTGCGGGGCGGCTTCGACACACTCAGCCCGGCCGCGCGCGACCGGCTCCTGTCCACCGTCGAGGAGCGCCTGGACGAGCGTCGTCCGGCCGCCACCGCCGCCGTCGACCCGCTCGCCCTGGCCATGTGGACCCGGGCCGACCTCGCCGCCCGCGAGGCCCTGGACACCTGGGGACTGCTTCCACCACCCAGGCGGCCGGGGTCGCCCACCGCGACCGCCGACGGCCCGGGCGACCCCGTCTCCGGCGAGGACCACCGCCTCGCACCGGCCGACCGCTGGCGTCTCGTACTGGGCCGCCGAAGCGACCGGCTTCCCACGTCCGCCCGCCCCTTGGCGACGGCGCTGGACGAGCTGTACGGAAGCGGACGCGGCGAGGGGTGCCGGGGCGACCTCAGCGGACCGGGGAGCCGCGCCGGACGGGAGGCGCCGTATCCCGGGGTGCGGGAGTGGTCCGAGGAACTGGTGGCGCTGTTCGGGCCGGGCATCCGGGAGGAGGTGCTGGCGGCGGCCGCGGCGGCGGGCCGTACGGACGTGTTCGCGGAGCTCGACCCGGACACCGTACGGCCCTCCGTCGATCTGCTCCGTTCGGTGCTGCGGCACTCGGGCGGACTGCCGGAGGCCCGGCTGGCCATGCTGCGGCCACTGGTCCGGCGCCTGGTCGACGCGCTGACCAGGCAGCTGGCCACGCGGTTGCGTCCGGCCCTGCACGGCACCGCGCTGCCGCGCCCCGGCCGGCGCCCGGGCGGCGGCCTCGATCTGCCGCGCACACTGCGGGCCAACCTGGCGACCACGCGCCGCGCCCCGGACGGCACGGTCCAGGTCATCCCCGAGCACCCCGTCTTCCGCACCCGGGCCCGAAAGGCCGCCGACTGGCGGCTGATCCTGGTCACCGACGTCTCGGGGTCCATGGAGGCGTCCACCGTCTGGGCGGCGATCACGGCCTCCGTGCTGGCCGGGGTGCCCACCCTGTCCACGCACTTCCTGGCCTTCTCCACCGAGGTCATCGACCTGACCGACCATGTCGAGGACCCGCTGTCGCTGCTGCTGGAGGTCAGCGTGGGCGGCGGCACCCACATCGCGGCCGGGCTGCGGCACGCGCGGGAACTGGTCACCGTGCCCTCGCGCACACTCGTCGTGGTCGTCAGCGACTTCGAGGAAAGCTGTCCGCTCGGCGGACTGCTCGCCGAGGTCCGCGCTCTGGTCGGCTCCGGCTGCCAGGTCCTCGGGTGCGCGAGCCTGGACGACTCCGGACGGCCCAGGTACTCCACCGGGGTCGCGAGCCAGTTGGTCGCCGCGGGGATGCCGGTCGCCGCCCTCAGTCCGCTCGAACTCGCCCGCTGGGTAGGAGAGAAGATCGCATGA
- a CDS encoding sugar ABC transporter ATP-binding protein: MHDAHDISATVPPSAAEPLVRIRGLGKRFGGTLALDGVDLDVHAGSVLALLGPNGAGKSTLIKVLAGVHHADSGRITVDGHPLGTHAASHSMSFIHQDLGLVEWMTVAENIALNTGYERRAGLISWRRTRKRCTEALRSVAAHLDPDTPIADLAPAERSLVAIARALASRARLIVLDEPTARLPAADCARLFRVLHTLRDQGHGILYVSHRLDEVYEVADTFAVLRDGRLVSHGAVAGHSPARLVHDITGEEPARHRPATAPAGGPAVLTLDGVRTAGAGPVSLELAAGEVLGLVGLSGAGHMDLGRALAGSRPLLGGRALLGGRPYRPRTVADAVALGVALVPGDRQREGCLSELTVRENLLANPRAGGLSALRWTGPRRERAEAAALIERFSVRPRDTEARIATLSGGNQQKVMIGRWLSVGLRLLILEEPTASVDVGAKAAIHRLLDEALAAGLAVLLISTDFGEVADLCRRALVLVRGTVTAELTGPALTAAGLTRAASALPASGTATNP; encoded by the coding sequence GTGCACGACGCTCACGACATCTCTGCCACGGTCCCGCCCTCCGCGGCGGAACCTCTGGTCCGTATCCGTGGGCTCGGCAAGCGGTTCGGCGGGACGCTCGCGCTGGACGGCGTCGACCTCGATGTCCACGCCGGCAGCGTCCTCGCCCTCCTCGGCCCCAACGGAGCCGGGAAGTCCACCCTCATCAAGGTGCTCGCCGGCGTCCACCACGCCGACTCCGGACGGATCACGGTGGACGGTCACCCGCTCGGCACCCATGCCGCCTCCCACAGCATGTCCTTCATCCACCAGGACCTCGGGCTCGTGGAGTGGATGACCGTCGCCGAGAACATCGCGCTGAACACCGGATACGAGCGCCGGGCCGGACTGATCTCCTGGCGGCGGACGCGAAAGCGCTGCACCGAGGCGCTGCGGAGCGTCGCCGCACATCTCGACCCCGACACGCCGATCGCCGACCTCGCACCGGCCGAGCGGTCCCTGGTCGCCATCGCCCGGGCCCTCGCGTCGCGGGCGCGGCTCATCGTCCTCGACGAGCCGACCGCCCGCCTGCCCGCCGCCGACTGCGCCCGGCTCTTCCGGGTCCTGCACACCCTGCGCGACCAGGGGCACGGCATCCTCTACGTGAGCCACCGCCTGGACGAGGTGTACGAGGTCGCCGACACCTTCGCCGTCCTGCGCGACGGCCGCCTGGTCAGCCACGGCGCGGTGGCGGGCCACAGCCCGGCCCGCCTGGTGCACGACATCACCGGCGAGGAGCCGGCCCGCCACCGCCCCGCCACGGCCCCGGCCGGCGGCCCGGCCGTCCTGACCCTCGACGGGGTACGGACCGCCGGCGCGGGACCGGTCAGCCTGGAGCTCGCGGCCGGGGAAGTCCTGGGCCTGGTCGGCCTCTCGGGCGCCGGACACATGGACCTGGGCCGGGCCCTCGCGGGTTCCCGGCCCCTGCTCGGCGGACGGGCCCTGCTCGGCGGCCGCCCCTACCGCCCCCGCACGGTCGCGGACGCCGTCGCGCTCGGGGTCGCCCTCGTGCCCGGCGACAGACAACGGGAAGGCTGCCTGTCCGAGCTGACCGTACGGGAGAACCTCCTGGCCAACCCCCGCGCGGGAGGCCTCTCCGCACTGCGCTGGACCGGTCCCCGACGCGAACGCGCCGAGGCCGCCGCCCTGATCGAGCGGTTCTCGGTACGTCCCCGCGACACCGAGGCCCGTATCGCCACCTTGTCGGGCGGAAACCAGCAGAAGGTCATGATCGGCCGATGGCTGAGCGTGGGCCTGCGCCTGCTGATCCTCGAGGAACCGACGGCGAGCGTGGACGTCGGTGCCAAGGCCGCGATCCACCGGCTGCTCGACGAGGCGCTCGCCGCCGGGCTCGCGGTGCTCCTCATCTCCACCGACTTCGGGGAGGTCGCGGACCTGTGCCGACGGGCCCTGGTCCTCGTCCGCGGAACCGTGACCGCCGAGCTGACCGGTCCGGCCCTCACGGCCGCGGGGCTCACCCGGGCGGCCTCGGCCCTGCCTGCCTCCGGAACCGCGACGAACCCGTGA
- a CDS encoding ABC transporter permease produces MTASPPPRPRPQRPGPLSGPGRRTVRPRGPGGRLIGAYGLPALTALLFLVFSVTLPRTFPTLDTVDSILFTQSIPAVLALAAMVPIVTGAFDLSLGYGLGLAHVMVMRLLVGGGWPWPLACLVVIAGGVVVGVLNGVIVEFGRIDSFIATLGTGSMLYAVSGWITGGGRIVPGPHGLPAAFTDLYDSTFLGVPLPACYVLALALALWLVLERLPIGRYLYVIGANPRAADLVGIPTRRYTVYAFAASGLIVGFAGVLLAAQQQIGNPSVGLDYLLPAFAGALLGSTAIKPGRPNAMGTLVAVAVLAVGLTGITQMGADFWTVPLFYGGTLLLAVGLAGYSARRRLSTGAVTARDAPAAPPQPPPAEDDGPAGSTP; encoded by the coding sequence GTGACCGCCTCGCCCCCGCCCCGGCCACGCCCGCAGCGTCCGGGCCCGCTGAGCGGGCCCGGACGACGGACGGTCCGGCCACGGGGCCCGGGCGGACGCCTCATCGGCGCCTACGGCCTGCCGGCTCTCACCGCCCTGCTCTTCCTCGTCTTCTCCGTCACCCTGCCGCGCACCTTCCCCACCCTGGACACCGTCGACTCGATCCTGTTCACCCAGTCGATCCCGGCCGTCCTCGCACTGGCGGCCATGGTGCCCATCGTGACCGGCGCGTTCGACCTCTCCCTCGGCTACGGCCTCGGCCTCGCGCACGTCATGGTGATGCGGCTCCTGGTGGGCGGCGGCTGGCCCTGGCCGCTCGCCTGTCTCGTCGTGATCGCCGGTGGGGTCGTCGTGGGTGTGCTCAACGGTGTGATCGTCGAGTTCGGCCGGATCGACTCCTTCATCGCCACGCTCGGGACCGGCAGCATGCTGTACGCCGTGAGCGGCTGGATCACCGGCGGCGGCCGGATCGTCCCTGGCCCGCACGGCCTGCCCGCCGCCTTCACCGACCTCTACGACTCCACGTTCCTCGGCGTTCCCCTCCCCGCCTGCTACGTACTCGCGCTCGCGCTCGCCCTCTGGCTGGTGCTGGAGCGACTGCCGATCGGCCGGTACCTGTACGTCATCGGGGCGAACCCGCGCGCCGCCGACCTCGTGGGCATCCCCACCCGCAGATACACCGTCTACGCCTTCGCCGCATCGGGGCTGATCGTCGGCTTCGCCGGAGTACTGCTCGCGGCCCAGCAACAGATCGGCAATCCGAGCGTCGGCCTCGACTACCTGCTGCCCGCCTTCGCCGGCGCCCTCCTCGGCTCCACCGCGATCAAGCCCGGCCGCCCCAACGCCATGGGCACCCTCGTCGCCGTCGCCGTCCTCGCCGTCGGCCTGACCGGCATCACCCAGATGGGCGCGGACTTCTGGACGGTCCCGCTGTTCTACGGCGGCACCCTGCTCCTCGCCGTCGGCCTGGCCGGCTACTCCGCTCGCCGGCGACTGAGCACCGGCGCCGTCACGGCCCGCGACGCACCCGCCGCGCCACCTCAGCCGCCGCCCGCCGAGGACGACGGCCCGGCCGGCAGCACTCCCTGA
- a CDS encoding ATP-binding protein, with amino-acid sequence MTTVLVPDTTRQIVPPEDRYATELAFLAAYDGGPRPPAWRLTPRAVVTFVMGSGGQALRLPEDAEVPGTVPRRLVVEGKFVGDRALVERCVVTLAGERGLLLVGEPGTAKSMLSELLSAAVCGTSGLVVQGTAGTTEDQLKYGWNYALLLAQGPSRKALVPSPVLTAMSRGAIARIEEVTRCLPEVQDALVSLLSERRIAVPELAGGEDALAHAVPGFNLIATANLRDKGVSEMSAALKRRFNFETVGPIPDLDAETALVRGQARASVERAGAPFQVDDAVLEALVTAFRDLREGRSAEGWEVERPSTVMSTAEAVSVAGALGLAAAYFPGDRDVLDLLPGHLLGVVRKDDPADAARLRGYWDGPVRRRAEQGSATWRTLWDLRTVLEG; translated from the coding sequence ATGACCACCGTCCTCGTTCCCGACACGACCCGTCAGATCGTCCCGCCCGAGGACCGTTACGCCACCGAGCTGGCCTTCCTCGCCGCGTACGACGGCGGTCCGCGTCCGCCCGCCTGGCGGCTCACGCCCCGGGCCGTCGTCACGTTCGTCATGGGCAGCGGCGGGCAGGCACTGCGGCTGCCCGAGGACGCCGAGGTGCCCGGCACGGTGCCGCGGCGCCTGGTGGTGGAGGGCAAGTTCGTCGGCGACCGGGCGCTGGTCGAGCGGTGCGTGGTCACGCTCGCCGGTGAGCGGGGCCTGCTGCTCGTCGGCGAGCCGGGCACCGCCAAGTCGATGCTGTCCGAGCTGCTGTCGGCCGCCGTGTGCGGGACCAGCGGTCTGGTCGTGCAGGGCACGGCCGGTACGACCGAGGACCAGCTCAAGTACGGCTGGAACTATGCCCTGTTGCTCGCGCAGGGGCCCAGCCGGAAGGCGCTGGTGCCGTCGCCGGTGCTGACCGCGATGTCCCGGGGCGCGATCGCCCGGATCGAGGAGGTCACCCGCTGTCTGCCGGAAGTGCAGGACGCCCTGGTGTCGCTGCTGTCGGAGCGGCGCATCGCCGTACCCGAACTGGCGGGCGGCGAGGACGCGCTGGCGCACGCGGTGCCCGGGTTCAATCTCATCGCCACCGCCAACCTGCGGGACAAGGGCGTCTCGGAGATGTCCGCGGCGCTCAAGCGCCGCTTCAACTTCGAGACCGTGGGCCCCATTCCGGACCTCGACGCCGAGACCGCGCTGGTGCGCGGCCAGGCCAGGGCGTCGGTGGAGCGGGCCGGGGCGCCCTTCCAGGTCGACGACGCCGTCCTGGAGGCCCTGGTCACCGCGTTCCGGGACCTGCGGGAGGGGCGCTCGGCGGAGGGCTGGGAGGTGGAGCGGCCGTCCACGGTGATGAGCACCGCGGAGGCCGTGTCCGTCGCCGGCGCGCTGGGGCTGGCCGCGGCTTACTTCCCCGGTGACCGCGACGTCCTCGACCTGCTCCCGGGCCATCTCCTCGGTGTCGTGCGCAAGGACGACCCGGCCGACGCGGCCCGGCTGCGCGGCTACTGGGACGGTCCCGTCCGGCGCCGCGCCGAGCAGGGCTCCGCCACCTGGCGGACCCTGTGGGACCTGCGCACGGTCCTGGAGGGCTGA